Proteins from a genomic interval of Salinivibrio kushneri:
- a CDS encoding SDR family oxidoreductase — translation MRKKTVLITGGGRGIGAATAKLFARNGYVVFINYKSNHQAASRVADDIAAEGGECYPIQADVSKEEDAIKLFSSLDQRVDQLDVLVNNAGILRQQSRLENMTASRINAILLNNITGYFLCCREAVKRMSTRLGGEGGAIINVSSGAARTGSPNEYIDYAASKGAIDTLTKGLSKEVAAEGIRVNCVRPGLIYTDMHADGGEPERVKRLESKIPMQRGGQPEEVAEAIFWLATDKASFSTGNFLDLSGGL, via the coding sequence ATGCGTAAAAAAACGGTATTGATAACAGGTGGCGGGCGAGGCATCGGTGCTGCCACTGCCAAGTTATTTGCACGAAACGGATACGTAGTTTTTATTAACTATAAGTCTAATCATCAGGCCGCATCTCGTGTCGCAGACGACATAGCGGCCGAAGGAGGGGAGTGTTACCCAATCCAAGCCGACGTTTCCAAAGAGGAAGATGCCATTAAATTGTTTTCGTCTTTGGATCAGCGAGTAGATCAACTGGATGTGCTAGTCAATAACGCTGGTATTTTGCGCCAGCAATCGCGCTTAGAAAATATGACTGCAAGTCGAATCAACGCTATTTTGCTCAACAATATCACAGGGTATTTTCTTTGCTGTCGCGAAGCCGTTAAACGTATGTCGACGAGATTGGGTGGAGAAGGTGGTGCGATCATAAATGTCTCTTCTGGTGCGGCCCGCACTGGTTCCCCCAATGAATACATCGATTATGCCGCCTCTAAGGGAGCAATCGATACACTGACTAAAGGCTTATCTAAAGAGGTGGCAGCAGAAGGTATTCGCGTGAATTGTGTACGTCCTGGCTTAATTTATACCGACATGCATGCAGATGGCGGTGAACCGGAGAGAGTCAAACGATTAGAAAGTAAAATTCCGATGCAAAGAGGTGGGCAGCCAGAAGAAGTTGCTGAGGCCATTTTTTGGCTAGCGACTGATAAAGCTTCCTTTTCGACCGGTAATTTTTTAGATTTATCGGGTGGTTTGTAG
- a CDS encoding putative quinol monooxygenase: MSKVILEGFILVPDADLQAVTRELVNHEKLTLEEPGCLVFKVQQHSENPLRFDVYEEFTDRSAFDKHQERVKSSYWGAVTKNVTRHYQISE; this comes from the coding sequence ATGTCAAAAGTCATTCTAGAAGGTTTTATTCTCGTGCCAGACGCTGATCTTCAGGCCGTGACGCGAGAGCTTGTTAATCATGAAAAGTTGACGTTGGAAGAGCCGGGTTGCTTGGTCTTTAAGGTTCAGCAACATTCGGAGAATCCGCTGCGATTTGATGTTTATGAAGAGTTTACCGATCGCTCAGCTTTTGATAAGCACCAAGAGAGGGTTAAATCATCCTATTGGGGAGCGGTTACGAAAAATGTCACGCGTCACTATCAGATCAGCGAATAG
- a CDS encoding bleomycin resistance protein produces the protein MEEYWNPMVPELTVSDFERSLHFYQDLLGFKIRNQRTTPKFAYLEYEKVHIMIEQMHDAGWEPGALVYPLGRGVNFQIELSDISPILERLAATETSLYQEPQENWYDEGAVLCGQREFLVQDPDGYLLRFSQFLGEKEKRINNNAL, from the coding sequence ATGGAAGAATATTGGAACCCAATGGTGCCAGAGTTAACTGTTAGTGATTTTGAAAGGTCGCTCCATTTTTATCAGGATTTGCTTGGGTTCAAAATTAGAAATCAACGCACCACACCAAAATTTGCTTACTTAGAGTATGAGAAGGTTCATATTATGATTGAGCAAATGCATGATGCCGGATGGGAGCCAGGGGCACTCGTCTACCCACTCGGACGAGGTGTTAATTTCCAAATAGAGTTAAGTGATATTTCGCCGATTTTGGAACGCTTGGCTGCGACTGAAACGTCTCTTTATCAAGAGCCACAAGAAAATTGGTATGACGAAGGGGCTGTGCTTTGCGGTCAACGAGAGTTCTTAGTTCAAGATCCCGATGGCTATTTATTGCGCTTCAGTCAATTCCTCGGAGAGAAAGAAAAACGCATAAATAATAATGCCCTATAA